A single window of Haliotis asinina isolate JCU_RB_2024 chromosome 5, JCU_Hal_asi_v2, whole genome shotgun sequence DNA harbors:
- the LOC137285001 gene encoding uncharacterized protein has protein sequence MSQKLGFAENFALSGAAAVISKTAAAPIERVKLLVQNQDEMIKAGRLKEPYKGVIDCTTRTFRTEGILPFWRGNLANCLRYFPTQALNFAFKDQIKATFKTRKDASYATKFGMNVLSGGCAGAMSLCFVYSLDYARTRLANDAKAAGKGASERQFNGLIDVYRKTIKTDGFVGLYRGFVISCVGIIVYRGCYFGFYDTLKPILLGDKASLAASFMLGYVVTISAGLVSYPIDTIRRRMMMTSGEAVKYKGSIDCTIQILKNEGFMSMMKGAGANILRGVAGAGVLSGFDKFKEYYIAWRVG, from the coding sequence ATGTCTCAGAAGTTGGGGTTCGCAGAGAACTTCGCCTTGAGTGGCGCTGCTGCAGTGATCTCCAAGACTGCGGCCGCTCCGATCGAGCGCGTCAAACTCCTAGTTCAGAACCAAGATGAGATGATAAAGGCCGGTCGGCTGAAGGAGCCATATAAGGGTGTGATCGACTGCACCACCAGAACCTTTCGTACTGAAGGAATATTGCCTTTCTGGAGAGGGAACTTGGCCAACTGCCTGAGATATTTCCCAACACAGGCTCTCAACTTCGCCTTTAAAGACCAGATCAAAGCTACGTTCAAAACACGCAAAGATGCGTCCTATGCCACGAAATTCGGCATGAATGTCTTGTCAGGAGGCTGCGCAGGAGCCATGTCGCTGTGTTTTGTGTATTCCCTCGATTACGCTCGTACCCGTTTGGCCAACGACGCAAAGGCTGCAGGGAAGGGTGCTTCAGAGCGTCAGTTCAATGGCTTGATCGACGTTTACAGAAAAACCATTAAGACGGATGGTTTTGTCGGTCTTTATCGAGGCTTCGTCATCTCTTGCGTAGGAATCATTGTCTACAGAGGATGCTACTTCGGCTTCTACGACACCCTCAAGCCTATATTGCTTGGTGACAAAGCAAGCCTTGCTGCTTCCTTCATGCTTGGTTATGTAGTCACCATCAGTGCTGGCCTCGTGTCCTACCCTATCGATACTATACGACGACGCATGATGATGACCTCCGGAGAAGCGGTCAAGTACAAAGGATCCATCGACTGCACCATCCAGATCCTCAAGAACGAAGGCTTTATGTCTATGATGAAAGGAGCTGGTGCTAATATATTGAGGGGCGTGGCAGGGGCTGGTGTGTTGTCAGGTTTCGACAAATTCAAGGAGTATTACATAGCCTGGAGAGTTGGCTAA